A single region of the Halorussus gelatinilyticus genome encodes:
- a CDS encoding S8 family peptidase, whose protein sequence is MAQNDNSVSRRNVLKGVGASVATAGVATSLAAAAPTDKVEVNVGFASERGRQTALSQANETVRTFDSIDVLTLRLPKQAATALEKNPNIRYVEENGTMEALAQTLPWGQQRIDSDVVHSNGELGAGADVAILDTGIDDDHPDLTDHLGKGKAFVTCNTQGGCRYGAKPADNTCNYSWTDDNNHGTHCAGIAAGDDNSQGVVGAAPDATLHAVKVLDKCGSGSFSDIAAGVEYVADQGWDVASMSLGASSGSSALHDAIQYATNNGVFVVAAAGNSGPCSDCVGYPAAYSEVMAVSSTASDDTLSDFSSTGPEVDIAAPGTDIYSSVANGGYDTYSGTSMATPHVAGVAGQLAANGTTGSDIRSTLANSAEDIGLASNESGSGLLDAAAALGYDSSDDT, encoded by the coding sequence ATGGCACAAAACGACAATAGTGTGTCCCGGCGTAACGTACTGAAGGGTGTCGGCGCGTCCGTCGCGACTGCTGGCGTCGCGACCAGTCTCGCGGCGGCCGCACCGACCGACAAAGTCGAGGTCAACGTCGGCTTCGCGTCCGAGCGCGGCCGGCAGACGGCGCTCAGCCAAGCCAACGAGACGGTGCGGACGTTCGACTCCATCGACGTGCTGACGCTTCGCCTGCCGAAGCAGGCGGCGACGGCGCTGGAGAAGAACCCCAACATCCGCTACGTCGAAGAGAACGGCACGATGGAAGCGCTCGCCCAGACGCTCCCGTGGGGCCAGCAGCGCATCGACTCCGACGTGGTCCACAGCAACGGCGAACTCGGTGCCGGCGCGGACGTCGCCATCCTCGACACGGGAATCGACGACGACCACCCCGACCTGACCGACCACCTCGGCAAGGGCAAGGCGTTCGTCACCTGTAACACTCAGGGCGGCTGTCGCTACGGAGCCAAGCCCGCGGACAACACGTGCAACTACTCGTGGACCGACGACAACAACCACGGGACTCACTGCGCCGGTATCGCGGCGGGCGACGACAACAGCCAAGGCGTCGTCGGCGCCGCGCCCGACGCGACGCTCCACGCCGTCAAGGTGCTGGACAAGTGTGGCAGCGGCTCGTTCTCGGACATCGCGGCGGGCGTCGAGTACGTCGCCGACCAGGGCTGGGACGTGGCTTCGATGAGCCTCGGCGCGAGTTCGGGGTCGTCGGCGCTCCACGACGCCATCCAGTACGCGACGAACAACGGCGTCTTCGTCGTCGCGGCCGCGGGTAACTCCGGTCCGTGTTCCGACTGCGTGGGCTACCCCGCCGCCTACTCCGAGGTCATGGCCGTGAGTTCGACCGCGAGCGACGACACCCTCTCGGACTTCTCCAGCACGGGGCCGGAAGTGGACATCGCCGCGCCCGGCACCGACATCTACTCGTCGGTCGCCAACGGCGGCTACGACACCTACTCCGGCACGTCGATGGCGACCCCGCACGTCGCGGGCGTCGCGGGACAGCTCGCCGCGAACGGCACGACCGGCAGCGACATTCGCTCGACGCTGGCGAACTCCGCGGAGGACATCGGTCTCGCCAGCAACGAGTCCGGCTCGGGGCTGCTCGACGCCGCGGCCGCGCTCGGCTACGACTCTAGCGACGACACGTAA
- a CDS encoding DUF2797 domain-containing protein, producing the protein MQIVGYETEREGGASGEDGSDGDGNDERVCPALVVANEEGVRRERLDPGRDLGYALGERRCAGALDGATHYDCANETAPYCDQHTSTWVCARCTGSCLKDEMDCYDDHAIYLAAFAPATFKVGVTKEWRLRTRLREQGADRAAHLRTVENGRVAREIESQLAEEFTDRVRVPDKISGLHRDVDESAWRDALAEFDPVETFDFDYGLDLSSRPVAETLATGEVVGVQGRVLVLARGGTTYAVDLRSLVGYEVREGESQRQLQSSLGAF; encoded by the coding sequence GTGCAAATCGTCGGGTACGAGACGGAGCGCGAGGGCGGTGCAAGCGGCGAGGACGGGAGCGACGGGGACGGAAACGACGAGCGCGTGTGCCCCGCGCTGGTCGTCGCCAACGAAGAGGGCGTGCGCCGCGAGCGCCTCGACCCCGGCCGCGACCTCGGCTACGCGCTCGGCGAGCGTCGGTGCGCGGGCGCGCTCGACGGTGCGACCCACTACGACTGTGCGAACGAGACCGCGCCCTACTGCGACCAGCACACCAGCACGTGGGTCTGCGCGCGGTGTACCGGCAGTTGCCTCAAGGACGAGATGGACTGCTACGACGACCACGCCATCTACCTCGCGGCGTTCGCGCCCGCGACGTTCAAAGTCGGCGTGACGAAGGAGTGGCGACTTCGCACCCGCCTGCGTGAGCAGGGCGCGGACCGCGCGGCCCACCTCCGGACCGTCGAGAACGGCCGAGTCGCTCGCGAAATCGAGTCGCAGTTGGCCGAGGAGTTCACCGACCGCGTGCGCGTCCCCGACAAGATTTCGGGACTCCACCGCGACGTGGACGAGTCTGCGTGGCGCGACGCGCTCGCCGAGTTCGACCCTGTGGAGACGTTCGACTTCGACTACGGGCTGGACTTGTCCTCCCGACCGGTCGCCGAGACGCTGGCGACCGGCGAAGTCGTCGGCGTGCAGGGCCGGGTGCTGGTCCTCGCTCGGGGCGGGACGACCTACGCCGTGGACCTGCGGAGTCTGGTCGGCTACGAGGTCCGCGAGGGGGAGAGTCAGCGACAGCTCCAGTCGAGCCTCGGCGCGTTCTGA